A DNA window from Anastrepha obliqua isolate idAnaObli1 chromosome 5, idAnaObli1_1.0, whole genome shotgun sequence contains the following coding sequences:
- the LOC129248056 gene encoding protein asteroid produces MGVRGLTGYIARYAEQYLLPYELHDCNLVIDGDSLSCNFYRDVSGTCSAFGGDYDDFYRAIVEFFQVLAECNIEPYVLMDGGYERRKLRTAGKRLRGKIAVIKRINPCGSGAVFPLLMKEVFVDAARDCGVPVMRCIFEADDELATLSRKLGCPVLTYDSDFYIYNVQYIPLITLTVKAHTKRVVEKKEKILPERKLRKNEAKRVEKLTKANRIVGDIQVNNVERRAPKKGQTYKFLDCCIYRIEHLIARRSLCKEKLPLFAALLGNDYIARSSFKNFFAAGMGKIGRSRKVQRQQKRIQVILQWLKDETVESALRKILSRLRKLERESLLQQVNTAISGYSNEKCHSYDFFVNKYENAFQRYPPNQLEDANEEKSEEIEVDEDDVDDVDDTENSSTAGDEIIEEEDSGDVTDSEENTDLEDEENKDDKSKDDNNATEEDNELDSDDDESSDKTSQFPNWFLQKLYPAHLPRYFVDLVHLRKYMNNPQIEHFPYNDCNEIALPILIYNFTLLNSVSEEDTEPQLDDNGEPLPIEFTYMARRPRVTDIQYTRYAMISETKFEFTPENPDPLLFRNVFRDKMPYLDADKLFEKVQLLPKDLQVYFLAIVYWLHKSQNCDIVHLHALLICVVVLRTIDSKIPAERDIREFQKRFGKIVKKERIVRDTDALKGKTRTIREDLLSISIPERNEFIPKSDCYLVMDNLLKHFHMQDIFKRKYDTYSTTILHAFAEFQSIVFQLYGLNGLLDLPYEPPKMGQLFCGVFIYNIYDLLKSRADIIYHVRNFIFHDSQMMYDFYEYLWLWCDEFVPHWKRPVVQSTTQVVSKKVLKKKRQAARKLAAAQENVDPNLDMVDRSGSEDGVAAEEFFDLNNKFCTFLKVK; encoded by the exons atgggTGTGCGCGGACTCACCGGCTATATAGCACGTTATGCGGAGCAGTATTTGTTGCCATACGAACTGCACGACTGTAATCTAGTCATCGATGGTGATAGTTTATCTTGCAACTTCTACAGAGATGTTTCTGGCACTTGTTCTGCCTTCGGTGGAGACTATGATGATTTCTATCGTGCAATCGTGGAATTCTTTCAAGTCCTTGCCGAATGCAACATCGAACCTTATGTACTAATGGATGGCGGCTATGAAAGGCGTAAACTGCGCACAGCTGGCAAACGGCTGAGAGGCAAAATTGCGGTCATCAAACGTATCAATCCTTGTGGTTCAGGGGCTGTTTTTCCTCTATTAATGAAGGAAGTATTTGTGGATGCAGCTCGTGACTGCGGTGTGCCCGTGATGCGCTGCATATTCGAAGCCGATGATGAACTGGCAACGCTTAGTCGAAAGTTAGGCTGCCCTGTGCTTACTTATGACTCCGACTTCTATATATACAACGTTCAATATATCCCACTTATTACATTGACTGTTAAAGCGCACACCAAGCGTGTGGTTGAGAAAAAGGAGAAAATTTTACCCGAGCGTAAGTTGCGCAAAAACGAAGCCAAACGTGTGGAAAAACTTACAAAAGCAAACCGCATTGTGGGCGACATACAAGTCAACAATGTGGAAAGACGTGCACCGAAAAAGGGCCAAACCTACAAGTTCTTGGATTGTTGCATATACCGCATTGAGCATTTAATAGCGCGACGCTCGCTTTGTAAAGAAAAACTGCCACTTTTCGCCGCTCTACTGGGCAACGATTATATAGCGCGTTCTAGTTTTAAAAACTTCTTTGCCGCTGGTATGGGGAAAATTGGACGTAGTCGCAAGGtacaacgacaacaaaaaagaaTTCAAGTAATATTGCAGTGGTTGAAGGATGAGACTGTAGAGTCGGCACTAAGGAAAATTTTAAGCCGTTTACGCAAG ttAGAACGAGAGTCGCTGTTGCAACAAGTGAACACTGCCATCAGTGGCTATTCTAATGAAAAATGTCATTCGTATGatttttttgtcaataaatACGAAAACGCATTTCAAAGGTACCCGCCAAATCAACTCGAGGATGCTAATGAGGAAAAAAGCGAAGAAATTGAAGTTGATGAAGATGATGTAGACGACGTCGATGATACCGAAAACAGCAGCACAGCAGGCGATGAGATAATCGAAGAGGAAGACAGTGGAGATGTAACTGACAGTGAAGAGAACACCGATCTTGAAGATGAAGAGAATAAAGACGACAAGTCAAAAGATGACAATAATGCTACTGAAGAAGATAATGAACTCGATAGTGACGACGATGAAAGTAGTGACAAAACATCACAATTTCCCAACTGGTTCCTGCAGAAACTCTATCCCGCGCATTTGCCACGATACTTTGTGGATCTTGTACACCTCCGCAAATACATGAACAACCCACAAATTGAACATTTCCCATATAATGATTGCAATGAAATTGCATTGCCAATATTGATCTATAATTTTACGCTTTTAAACAGCGTAAGCGAGGAGGATACCGAACCCCAGCTGGATGATAATGGTGAACCACTGCCTATTGAATTTACATATATGGCACGCAGACCTAGAGTTACAGATATACAGTATACGCGCTATGCCATGATAAGTGaaactaaatttgaatttaCTCCCGAAAATCCCGATCCACTGCTCTTTCGGAATGTGTTCAGAGATAAAATGCCTTACTTAGACGCCGACAAGTTATTTGAAAAAGTCCAGCTACTACCAAAAGACTTGCAGGTGTATTTCCTAGCGATCGTTTATTGGTTGCATAAATCACAAAATTGTGATATTGTGCATCTTCATGCGTTGCTTATTTGCGTGGTTGTACTGCGCACAATCGACTCAAAAATACCGGCCGAACGTGATATTCGAGAATTTCAAAAACGTTTTGGTAAAATcgtgaaaaaggaaagaattgTGCGGGACACAGATGCGCTAAAAGGCAAAACGCGAACGATTAGAGAAGATCTATTGTCGATTTCTATACCAGAACGTAATGAGTTTATACCGAAATCCGATTGCTATCTCGTTATGGACAATCTGCTCAAACATTTTCATATGCaggatatttttaaaagaaaatacgaTACATATTCAACAACAATTTTGCATGCATTCGCCGAATTTCAATCGATTGTCTTCCAATTGTATGGTCTCAATGGACTGCTCGACCTGCCCTACGAACCACCAAAAATGGGTCAACTGTTCTGTGGCGTCttcatttacaatatttatgatTTGCTAAAGTCACGCGCCGACATTATTTATCATGTGCGGAATTTCATTTTTCACGATTCACAAATGATGTACGATTTCTATGAATACCTCTGGCTATGGTGCGATGAGTTTGTGCCACATTGGAAACGGCCGGTTGTACAATCAACGACGCAGGTAGTAAGTAAGAAAGTATTGAAGAAGAAGCGACAAGCAGCGCGTAAACTGGCGGCAGCACAGGAGAATGTAGATCCTAATTTGGATATGGTGGATCGGAGCGGCAGTGAAGATGGCGTGGCTGCCGAGGAGTTCTTcgacttaaataataaattttgtacatttCTTAAAGTGaagtaa